One segment of Rosa chinensis cultivar Old Blush chromosome 6, RchiOBHm-V2, whole genome shotgun sequence DNA contains the following:
- the LOC112170511 gene encoding probable carboxylesterase 12, with amino-acid sequence MSDELAHDFSPIIKVYKDGRIDRLLGTSTVPACIDPQTGVQSKDVVISTAPPISARLYIPKSTATESAQKLPLLVYFHGGGFCVESAFSPTYHNYLNSLVSEAKVAAVSVEYRLAPEDPLPAAYEDSWAALKWVESHLAGNGPEDWLNRYADLNRVFFSGDSAGANIAHHMGLRVGSEKLVGFKLNGIVLVHPYFWGEEPIGGEVALAESLRKMVPALWRFAYPLTSGSDDPFFNPGKDPKLGELGCEKVLVCVAEKDALKDRGWYYSEVLKKSGWNGVVEVSEAKEEQHVFHLSNATCDNAVTMLKKIVSFMN; translated from the coding sequence ATGAGCGACGAACTAGCCCATGATTTCTCTCCCATCATCAAAGTATACAAAGACGGTCGAATCGACCGCCTCCTAGGCACATCCACAGTCCCTGCATGCATTGATCCCCAAACCGGTGTTCAATCCAAAGACGTCGTCATCTCAACCGCACCACCCATCTCTGCAAGGCTTTATATTCCCAAATCCACCGCAACCGAGTCAGCCCAGAAGCTCCCTCTTCTGGTTTACTTTCACGGCGGTGGCTTTTGCGTTGAAAGCGCTTTCTCTCCCACTTATCACAACTACCTCAACTCTTTAGTCTCCGAGGCCAAAGTTGCAGCTGTTTCTGTTGAATATAGGCTGGCGCCGGAGGATCCACTCCCGGCTGCCTATGAAGATTCGTGGGCCGCACTCAAATGGGTGGAGTCCCATCTCGCAGGAAACGGCCCGGAAGACTGGCTGAACCGGTATGCAGATTTGAACCGGGTTTTCTTTTCAGGTGATAGTGCTGGGGCTAACATAGCTCACCACATGGGTTTGAGAGTTGGATCTGAGAAGTTGGTGGGTTTTAAGCTGAATGGGATTGTTCTGGTGCATCCCTACTTTTGGGGTGAAGAACCAATAGGGGGAGAAGTAGCTTTGGCCGAGAGTCTTAGAAAGATGGTGCCTGCTTTGTGGCGGTTTGCTTACCCTTTGACTAGTGGATCCGATGACCCGTTTTTTAATCCGGGTAAGGATCCGAAGTTGGGGGAGTTGGGTTGTGAGAAAGTTTTGGTCTGTGTTGCGGAGAAGGATGCGTTGAAAGATAGGGGGTGGTATTACAGTGAGGTGTTGAAGAAGAGTGGATGGAATGGAGTTGTGGAGGTATCAGAAGCGAAGGAGGAGCAGCATGTGTTCCATTTGTCCAATGCTACTTGTGACAATGCTGTGACCATGCTCAAGAAGATCGTTTCTTTCATGAATTAG